In Allorhizobium pseudoryzae, the genomic window CGAGCGCGCCGGCATATTGCGGATGCGCCCGGTCCACCACATAGCCCAAGGCCTTCACCTGACGGCCGTCTTCCAGCGCTACCGGCAGATGCCGCTCCAGATAGACATGGGTGACAAGTTCCCGCTGGCGCAGATAGTCGAGCACCGCCTCGCGATCCGGAGGCGGCACGCGGAAGGCGACCCCGCGGCAGGAGCCGCCCCGGTCGAGCCCCAGCACGAGGCCGGGCCGATCCGGCGTTCCCCGATGAACGAAGGAGCGCACGCAGAGCGCCCGCCGATAGCCGAATGCCCGTGCCTGCATTCTCGCATCAAAGGCAAAACCCGGATTCCACATCAGGGAGCCGTAGCCAAACACCCAAAATTCGTCCATATCCCACGCCACACCGCATGCAATTCGAACGGGCACCATTGGAGAAGATCATGGCAGCGTCAAGCCGAAGCGGCATCAGCGGCAAGATTTGGGGCCTCGCGGCGGGGATCATCCTCGTCATCGCGGTCTATACAGCGGGCTGGTTCTATGCCGCATCGCTGCTGAAGGAAAAGACCCTCGCAATCCTCGGCGAACAGCAGCGCAACGGCGTGACCGCCGAATGCAGCGATGCCGACTACCGCGGCTTCCCCTTCCGGATCGGCCTGTTCTGCTCGAAGGTCGCGATCGACGACCGCGACAACGGTGTCGCCGTGACCTTCGGCGCGCTCCGCTCCGCCGCCCAGATCTACCAGCCGCGCCATATCGTCTGGGAACTGGATGGCCCGGCGGAAACCCGCACCAGCCACGGCTTCACCGCTTCCTCGCAATGGCAGAACCTGCAGTCGAGCCTGATCACCACTCTGGGCGGCGTCGAACGCAGTTCCACCGTCATCAAGGGGCTGCAGACCAACATCGTCTCGACCCAGACGCAGCAGACCATCAATCTGGCGGTGGCCGATACCGAAGCGCATCTGAGGCAGAACGGCGCGGATCTCGATGCTGCCATCACGCTGAAGGATATGGTTCTGACCTCTGCCGGCCTGCCGCAGACGCTGCCGAAGTTCACGGCGGTGGCCGATGTGACGCTGTCCGGCAAGGCGGCTATGCTCGCTGGGCAGGACGGCGGCAAAGGCCTCTATGGAACACAAGGCGAGATGCGCCAGGTGGGCATCGATCTCGGCAATGGCCAGCTTCTCTCCGTCAGTGGCCCCTTCTCGATCGACGACGAGGGCCGCATTTCTGGCAAGCTGAAGCTGCGCGTGGACAAGATCGCAGCCTGGCGGGATCAGTTGAAGGCAAACCTGCCGCAGGCTGCTCCCACCATCGACACGGCCTCCAAGATGCTCTCGGCCCTGACCGGCGGCGGCGACAGCGCCAGTCTCGACCTGACGCTGAACCGCGGCAAGGTGCTGGTCGGCGGCTTCATCGCGATCGGCGAGATCCCGCCGATCTGATCAGGGTTTCGGGTCCAGCGCGTGGCGGCCGAAGTCGGGTGCGTCCACGTCCTGGCCCGCCTGGACGATCGAGCGGCGAATGGTGCGGGTGCGCGAGAAGAGTTCGAACAGCTTGTCGCCCTCGCCCCAACGGATCGCCCGTTGCAGATAGGCGAGATCTTCCGAAAAGCGCGCCAGCATTTCGAGGATCGCGTCCTTGTTGTGCAGGCACACATCCCGCCACATGGTGGGGTCGGAGGCTGCAAGACGCGTGAAATCGCGGAAACCGGAGGCGGAATATTTGATGACTTCCGATTCCGTCACCGTCTCCAGGTCATCGGCCGTGCCGACGATATTGTAGGCGATGATGTGCGGCAGGTGGGAGACGATCGCCAGCACCTTGTCGTGGTGCTGCGGGTCCATCTCGTCCACGCGCGAGCCGAGCGCGATCCAGAAATCCTTGAGCTTGTCGAGGGCGGCCGCATCCGTCTCCGGCAGCGGCGTGAAAATGCACCAGCGGCCCTTGAACAGGCCGGCAAAGCCCGCATCCGGGCCGGATTTTTCCGTGCCCGCCAGCGGATGGCCGGGGATGAAGTGCACACCCTCCGGCACATGCGGCGCCATCTGCGCGATCACCGACGCCTTGGTCGACCCGACATCGGTGAGGATCGCGCCGGGCTTCAGGTTCGGCGCGATCTGCTCCGCTACCATGCCGGACGAACCGACCGGCACCGAAACGACGATGAGATCCGCCCCCTTCACCGCCTCGGCGGCAGATGTCTCGTACCGGTCGCCGAGCGACAGTTCCTCGGCCCGCTTCAGGGTCGCCTCGCTGCGGGTCGAAATCACCAGCTCGCGGGCAAGGCCAAGCGCCTTGATGTCGCGCGCGATGGACGATCCGATCAGGCCGATGCCGATCAGCGTGATGCGGTCGAACAGAAAATCCGTCATGCCTTGCCCATAAACTCGCCGAGAGCATCGATGACGCCGCGATTGGCCTCTTCCGGGCCAACCGTCATGCGCAGCGCGTTCGGGAAACCATAGCCCTTCACCGCCCGCAGGATATAGCCGCGGCTGGTCAGGAACTCATCCGCATCCGGCGCCCGCTTGCCATCGACATCCGGGAAGTGGATCAGAAGGAAGTTGGTGACGGACGGCGTGACCTTGAGGCCGAGCGTCGTAAAGGCATGCGTCAGCTTGTCGAGCCAGAGAGCGTTGTAGTCAATCGCCGTGCCGATGAAGGCCTGGTCGCGGATCGCAGCAGAACCGGCGGCAATCGCCGGTGCATTCAGGTTGAACGGACCACGCACGCGGTTCAGCGCGTCGAGGATATCGGCCGGGCCATACATCCAGCCGATGCGCAGGGCCGCGAGACCATAGACCTTGGAGAAGGTGCGCGTCATCACGACGTTCTGCGCGGAGGAGACCAGTTCGATGCCGGACTCGTAATCGTTCTCGCGCACATATTCCGCATAGGCCGCGTCGAGCACCAGGATGACGTTCTTCGGCAGGCCGGCATGCAGGCGGCGCACTTCGGCGGCCGGCACATAGGTGCCCGTCGGATTGCCCGGATTGGCGATGAAGACCATTTTCGTCTTCGGCGTCACGGCGGCCAGGATCGCATCGACATTCACCCGGCACTCGGTTTCCTTCACCGTCACCGGGGTCGCACCGGCGCCCATGATCTGGATCTTGTAGACGAGGAAACCGTGCTCGGTGATGATCGCCTCATCGCCGGCGCCGAGATAGACATGGCATAGCAGGCCGAGCAGTTCGTCAGAGCCGTTGCCGCAGAGAATGTTGGCCGCATTCAGCCGGTGGGTTTCGGCGATCGCTGCGCGCAGTTCGTTCGCCTGGCCGTCCGGATAGAGTTCGAGGTGGCCGGCCGACTGGCGGAAGGCATCGAGTGCCTTGGGGCTCGCCCCAAGCGGCGTCTCGTTGGAGGAGAGCTTGAAGACGCGCGCGACACCCGGCGCATGTTCCTTGCCCGGCACGTAAGCGGCAATATCCAGGATACCGGGGCGGGGAACGGGCTTCAGCTGTGCATTGTCCATGGGGCCAAGACCTTCAAAAAAGATGATCCTTCGCCTTAATCCCGCACACCGCTTTTGTCGAGCAGGAAGAGGGGATCGGCTTTCGTTCTCGTGGTCGGCACCCCTTGCGCGCCGAGCACCGGCACGAAGACGCGGCGCGAGGCCCGCGCAGCGACCGGAAGCCCCTGATAGAGCCGCTTCTGCGCCTCCAGCACCAGCACCCCGGAAAACGCGGGCCAGAGGCGTCGCCCGATCCGTTCAAACCCGTGGCGCAGTTTCAGCATGGCCCTCAGCTTGGACGGCGGGAAGAACAGGGCTTCCGCGCTGGCGGCGGGGGTAAAATTGGTTTCCCGCAACAGATTGGTCAGCTGCCGGCGCGAATAGGGCCGCCCGGAGCCGAACGGCGTGTGCTCCATGCGGGCCCAGACGCCACGCCGGTTCGGCACGACGATGATCAGCCGCCCGCCCGGCGCCAGCACGCGCCACAGCTCCTTCAGCGACTCACGCGGGTTTTCGGTGAATTCCAGCGAATGCACCATCAGCACGCGATCGATCGAACTGTCCGGCAGCGGCAGTTCCTCCTCGAAGACCAGCGCCGTCGATGACAGTTCCCCCACTGGCCAGTTCACCGCCCCCTGCCCCGCCGGCATGAAGGCGAAGGTGCGCTCGGTGTCGGCGCGAAAGCGGTCGAGATAGGGAATGGCATAACCGAGCCCCACCAGCCGTTCCTCCGGCAGGCGCGTCCAGAGAGACGACAAGGCCATGGCGATCGATTGTTCGGCGAAGTGGCCGAGCGGCGAGTGATAGAATTCGCGGAGATCGACGATATCGGCGTGCATGGCGCGAACCTATCAAAGGGTGGTTGGACTTCAAGTCCGGGACCTCTACATTGTGGTGACTGACCGCAAGCACAATGGATTATTGCCATGAAAACCCTGGCCATCGACGTTTTCCCCTGTCGCAGCGACAATTTCGGCGTCCTGCTGCACGACCCGGACAGCGGCCTCACCGCCTCGATCGACGCTCCGGAAGAGGCTCCGATCGTTGCTGCAGCAGAGGCACGCGGCTGGAGGATCACCCACATTTTCACGACGCATCATCACACCGACCACGTGGACGCCAACCTGGCGCTGAAGGAGCGCTACGGCTGCGAGATCATCGGCCCGGTCAACGAGGCCGTGGCGATCCCCGGCCTTGACCGCACCGTGGCAGACGGCGACGAATTCCTCTTCGGCGAGCATCCGGTGCGGGTTTACGAAACGCCCGGCCACACGGCAGGCCATGTCTGCTACAGCTTTCCGGAAGACAAGCTGCTGTTTGCCGCCGATACGCTGTTTGCGCTCGGTTGCGGCCGGCTGTTCGAGCGGCCCGCCGCCGACATGTGGCACTCGCTGCAGAAGCTCTGCGTGCTGCCGGACGAAACGGCGATCTATTTCGGCCACGAATACACGCTGTCGAATGCCCGCTTCGCGATCACCATCGATCCGGACAACGAGGTGCTGCAGCGCCGCCTGCGCCAGATCGAGGAATTGCGGGCCGAGGGCAAATTCACCATCCCGACCATGATGGGGCTGGAGAAGGAAACCAATCCCTTCCTGCGCGTGGCCGATCCGGCCATCCGCCGCAACCTGCTGCTGGAAGGCGCCAGCAACGAAGAGGTGTTTGCCGAAATCCGCAAGCGCAAGGACAATTTCAAGTGACCGCCGACGAGATCATCACCACGCTTGCCATGCAGCCGCACCCGGAAGGCGGCTGGTACACGGAAACCTTTCGCGATGAAAACGGCGGAACGCGCGGCCATTCCACGGCGATCTACTACCTGCTGAAGGCCGGCGAGCGCTCACACTGGCATCGCGTGAAAGATGCTGCGGAGGTCTGGCATTTCTATGCGGGCGGGCCCCTGAAGCTGCGGCTTGCCAAGGACGGCGAGACGGCACGCGAGGAAATTCTCGGCCTCGATCTGGCCAAGGGCGAACGGCCGCAGGTCGTGGTGGTGGCGGATGAATGGCAGTCAGCCGAGCCGCTCGGCACCTTTACCCTGGTCGGCTGCACCGTGGCGCCCGGTTTCGACTTCGAAAAGTTCGAGATGGCCCCGCCCGGCTGGGAACCGGGCACCTGAATTATTCCGCCGGCGCGGGTTCCCTCTTGCGCCGGCCGAAGATCATGTCCCTGGCCGCCAGCACCGCGCCGCCGGTGATCAGCAGGCAGGCGAGCGCGATCCTGAAGCTCGGTTCAGCAAACCCGAAGAGGACGAGGATCAGCGTCGAGAGAAGCGGCGCCGCATAGCTCGCCGCACCAAGGATCTGGATGTCACCCGTCTTCACCCCGTAATCCCAGGCATAGAAGGCCGCCCCCACCGGCAGCAGGCCGAGACCGACGATCGCCAGCCACTCGCTGCCATGCACCGGCCAGACGGTGGTTTCCAGCGCCAGGTGGCAGAGGAGCGACAGGAGCGAGGTGGCGAGGCAGAAGCCGGTGACGACATCGGTCGAGACCGCTTCGAAGCGCCGCGTCAGCAGCGAATAGCCGGACCAGGTGAAGGCGCAGAGGAAGGCCGCGCCATAGCCGACGAGATAGGTGCCCTCGAACGAAATGCCGGCACGCGAGACGATGGCGACCGTGCCCGCCAAACCGGACAACGCGCCGGCCAGATGATACCAGCGCAGCCGCTCGCCCGGCAGAAGCGCCGAACCGACGACGATGAACAGCGGCCAGAGATAGGCGATCAGCCCGGCCTCCACCGCCGGCGCGTTGCGCAGCGCCGTGAAATACAGAAAATGATAGCCGAACAGCCCGCCAATGCCGGTGAGCCAGACCTTGCCCGGCTGGCGCAATAGCTTCAACCGCTCCGGCCGCAGGGCGAGAAGCACGATTCCAGGAAGGCTGCCGATCGCAAAGGTGATCGCCGACAACTGGAAGGGCGGCATGGTGCCGGAGGCTGCCGTCATCAGCGCCAGCAGCGACCACATCAGGATGGCCGTAAAGCCGATCAGCGTTCCCTTGATCTTCACACTCGCCCCCTTCGGGGCAGCCGTGCGCGCCCCTCTTACCCGCCGTATTTCACCGCCGTCACATAGACGTCCCCGACCTTGGTCGGAATGCGGGCATAGACCGGAGCATATACATTGACGCCGTCTGCCTTGGCAAACCAGACTTCCATGCGCGCCTGTTTGAGGAACTCGATATCGCTGCGGCCCTTGCGATAGCCCGATTTCGGCATGTAGCGGACTTCGCAGATGGTCACGTCACCCTTGTAGCCATCGGTGGAGATGGTCTTCTTGCCCTTCGGTGTCAGGACCAGATCCATGCGGGATTCGCCGTCGTAGATCGGCAGGCGGCTCGGGCAGATCTGCGCACCCTCCGGAAACACCATGCCGGAAAGTGGATCGAGCACCGATTGCAGATCGCCATCCGACACCGGCACCCAGGTCGGCGGGCGCGAGCCGGGCTCCGGCTTGATGGTCGAGGAGACCACATCGCCGTTCCGGTAGGCGATGTCGTAGACCCGCGTTTTCTTGCCCTGCGTATAAACCAGCGAATAGGCGTCCGCCTGCAGCCGCCGGCCACGGATCGTGCCCTTGACGCTGGTATCGGCGGAAATCCGCGTGAAGAGGTTGACGAGGCCGGACGAACGGAAAGCTCCTGAGATCGTGTAGGAGCGCCCGTCGAACTCGCTGGCAAACGAGGCCCTGGCGATCGGCAAAAGGCCGAGCGACACGTTGTATTCGCTGACATGGCGGGTGCCGGCCGTTACCGCCGGCGTGGCGGACAGGCCGGTCGCGGCCACCGCGAGAAGAACAAGGGAGCGGCTCCGCTGGAGCATGGGCGTTTCCTGAAAGCGGGTTGGGTGTGCTTGTTATAGATCGGCAACTATGGCAACAAAATAGCGATTGCGCCGGAGCATGCGGTGGAATTCGGCCGTCGGATGCAGGTTCGACTTGACGGACGCGGCCCCACTGACTATAGAACCGCAACTTTCCATACAGGACCAGTTGGATCGGCTGGGCGGGCTTTGCCCGAATCCCCGTTCAATTGCAAAGAAGAACAAAGGTGTACCCATGTCCCGTAAGTGCGAATTGACCGGCAAGGGCGTCCAGTCGGGCAACAACGTCTCTCACGCCAACAACAAGACCAAGCGCCGGTTCCTTCCGAACCTGTGCGACGTCACGCTGATCTCCGACGCGCTCGGCCAGCGTTTCCGTCTTCGCGTGTCTGCTCATGCCCTGCGCTCGGTTGAGCATCGCGGTGGCCTTGATGCGTTCCTGCTGAAGGCAAGCGAAAACGAACTGTCGATGCGCGCGCGTCTGCTGCGTCGCCAGATCGCCAAGAAGACCACAGAAGCCGCGTAATCAGCGCCTTCTGACCGATCACTGGTTTCAGACAGGGCTTGACGGTCTTCCGTTCAAGCCTTTTCTGTTGCCGAATTTTCTCCAGCTGGTGGCATCACCCAGGGTAAAAAAATGCAGTATCTGCGCGCGACTTCCCTTTACGTTCTCCTGATGACGCTCGTCGTCGTCGCCTCGAATTTCCTCGTCCAGTTCCCCGTCCTCGGCAGCCTCTTCGGCATCCAGCTGAGCGATCTCTTGACCTGGGGCGCCTTCATCTATCCGGCCGCCTTCCTGGTGACCGACCTCACCAACCGCCAGTTCGGGCCGCAGATTGCCCGCCGCGTGGTGCTGGCGGGTTTCGTCGTTGGCGTGGCGATCTCCTACTACACCTCGATGCCGCGCATCGCGATGGCCTCCGGCACGGCCTATCTGGTGGGCCAGCTTCTCGACATCTCCGTCTTCAACCGCCTGCGCCGCCAGACCTGGTGGCAGGCGCCGCTTGCCGGTTCGCTGTTCGGCTCGATGCTCGATACGGTGCTGTTCTTTTCGCTGTCCTTTGCGCCGGCCTTTGCCTTCCTCGGCGCCAATGACGATTTTGCCATTAGCCAGGCGCCGATCCTCGGCGTGTTTGCGCTGGAAGCGCCGCGCTGGATTTCCTGGGCGATCGGCGATTTCGTCGTGAAGCTCCTGGTCGGCCTCTTGATGCTTCTGCCCTATGGCGCGCTGATGAGCGTCATCAAGCCGATGCCGCCGGCGAAGGCCGCCTGAGCGGATCACTCCACCAGGCGGAATTCCAGCATCACGTTCCGCTGCAGGATCGAGTGATTGTCATCCGAGACAAGCAGGATATGCGGGCGCCCATCGGCGCCCGTTATCACGTCGATCCCTTCCATATTGTCGATCTGGAAGCCAATATCGGCCTCCAGCAGCACCGGCCCATCGATCAGCGCGCCTGGCCGGAGAGTTTCGCCGGCAATGCGGCGGATGCGCATGCCCACCCCGCCGATGAAGCTGAAGCGGCGCTCCAGCAGCAGGAGATCGCCGGACGGCAGGAAGGCGCCATCGGTCACGTCCCAGGGCTCGTTGCGTTTCACCTTGAACTGGCCCTTCAGCGGCCCTTCCAGAATGGCCGCGAACAGGTTGCCGTCGCGGTCCACGCTCCGTTCGGCAATCGTCAGCGCGGCCCCCTTCAGCGGGCTGCCCGAGGGCGCCACCGCCACCGTCTCCAGGCTGCCATTGCCGCGCAACTCGCGCAGCGGAATCAGGATCGGCAGGCTGGCCTTCGGTTTCGCGGTCTCAAAACCCGGATCAGGATAGGCATCGACGCGGTGCGTGCGCTCATAGCTCACCAGCACCTCGCCCTCACGCAGCGCCACCCCTTCCGCATCCATATCGCCTTTGTAGCGCGGTTCTGCGCCACGGGCGTCCAGCATGGGTGAGATGACGACATCCGAAAGACCGGAGAGCCTGCCTTCGCCATTGCGGGTGATCGCACCGGTCAGCCAGTGGCCGGTATCCAGCACGGCGACGAAATGCTCTCCGTCTGGGCGGAAGCGAAAGCTGGAGATGGAACCCAGCAGATCCTGGCTAGAGGTGAATTCGATACCGCCCAGGAATTCGAAAGCGCCGAAGCGGGTATCATTCGAGCCGGACTTGAAGGTGGCGATTGGCTTCGCCTGAACCGGCGCGTCAAGCGACGCTGCTAGGACAAGCGGGCCGCCGCAGATCGTCGTCGCCAGAAGCAGCGCTGCAAAAAGATGTCTCGTCGCCATCCCGCGCCGGTCAGCCCGCACGCCGCAGACGGCCACGGGCTCCGGCCTTTTCGTCGAAGAGCGAGGCGAGCTGCTCGGTCATCGCACCCGCCAGCTCGTCCGCATCGACGATGGTGACGGCGCGGCGGTAATAACGGGTGACGTCGTGGCCAATGCCGATGGCAAGAAGCTCGACGGGCGAGCGGTTCTCGATCTGGTCGATGACGGCGCGCAGGTGGCGCTCGAGATAGTTGCCCGGATTGACCGAGAGCGTGGAATCATCGACCGGCGCACCATCGGAGATCATCATCAGGATCTTGCGCTGCTCGCGGCGGCCGATCAGGCGGTTATGCGCCCACATCAGCGCTTCGCCGTCGATGTTTTCCTTCAGCAGGCCCTCGCGCATCATCAGGCCGAGATTGCGACGCGAACGACGCCAGGGCGCATCCGCCGCCTTGTAGACGATGTGGCGCAGGTCGTTGAGGCGGCCGGGCGTCGGCGGCTTGCCGTTCGCCAGCCACTGTTCGCGGCTCTGGCCGCCCTTCCAGGCCTTGGTGGTGAAGCCGAGGATTTCCACCTTGACGCCGCAACGCTCCAGCGTGCGAGCAAGAATATCGGCGCAGGTGGCCGCCACCGTGATCGGGCGTCCGCGCATCGAGCCGGAATTGTCGATGACGAGAGAGACGACCGTATCGCGGAACTGCGTGTCGCGTTCGCGCTTGAAGGAGAGCGGCTGCATCGGGTCGATCACCAGGCGCACCAGGCGGGCGGGATCGAGATAGCCTTCTTCCAGGTCGAAATCCCAGGAGCGGTTCTGCTGCGCCATCAGGCGGCGCTGCAGGCGGTTTGCCAGACGCCCGACGGCGCCCTGGAGATGCGAGAGCTGCTTGTCGAGAAAGGCGCGCAGGCGTTCCAGTTCCGCCTCGTCGCAGAGTTCCTCGGCGGTGACCTCCTCGTCGAAGGCTTCCGTGAAGATGTGATAATCGACCTTCTCGTTGAAATCGTCGAAGGGCAGGTTCGGGCGCTTGGTCTCGCCGGGCGTTTCGGACTGGTCGTCATCCTCGTCCGACATGTCGTCGTCGGAGATTTCCGCGCCGTCCATCTCGCCGTCGTCGAGCTGCTCTTCCGCAGCCTGGCTTTCTTCAGCTGGAGCCGCATCGGAGCCCGCATCTTCCTCGACCTCTTCGTTCTCGGTCTCGTTGCTGCGCGGCTGCTCCTCGTCGTTCTCGTTCTCCATGTCCTCCGGCTGGTTTTCCTCGTCGCCGTAATCCTCCGCCATCTGCATGGAGGAGAGCATGTGGCGAACGAGCTTGCCGAAGGCCTGCTGGTCATCGACGACGCCTCTCAGGCTGTCGAGATCCTTGCCCACCTTCTCCTCGAAGAAGGGGCGCCAGAGGTCGAGAACCTTGCCGGCGCTCGCCGGCGGCCTGGTGCCGGTCAGCTTTTCGCGCACCAGCATGGCCATGGCCTCGCCGATCGGCGCATCTTCCTGGCGGTCAACGCCGGTGAAGTTGGCCTTCGAATACTTCTCGGCATTCATGCTGTTGAGGTTGGAGGCGACGCCCGCCATGCGCAGTGCGCCAAGCGATTCGACACGCGCCTGCTCGACGGCATCGAACACGGTGCGCGCATCGGTGCCCTGCGGCGACATGGTCGCATGGACATTGGTATCGTGGCAGGCAAGCCGAAGCGCCATGGAATCGCCGAGCCCGCGGGTCACCGCAAGCTCGTGCGCCGTCGGACGCTTGGAGATCTCCGGCAGGCGGATGCGATCACCCGCCATGCCCGGCCGCTCGTTGGCGAAGGAAACTTCCACCTCGCCGTTGCCGGCAATCGAACGCACGCAGCCGGTGATGGCCCGGCGCAACGGCTCGGTATCCACCGGTCCGCCTGTCTTTGCCTTCGAATTATCGCCGCGGCCTGCCATTATCTTTACCTTGTCTGCCGTTCCTGCTCAGTCACGCTCCGAGAACGATGTTCGCAGCGCTTTCCTTCAGTTCCACGCCAAAGGCCCGCTGATACTGCTCGGCCACCAGCGTCCGCTCCAACTCATCGCACTTGTTGAGGAAGGTGATGCGGAAGGCGAAGGCCACGTCGCCGAAGATTTCGGCATTTTCCGCCCAGGTGATGACGGTACGCGGGCTCATCACGGTCGAGAGATCGCCGTTGATGAAGGCCGACCGCGTCATGTCGGCAACGCGCACCATCTTGGACACGGTTTCGCGGCCCTGCGCGGTGGCGCCAAAGCTCTTCACCTTGGCGGCGACGATATCGACTTCCTTCTCGTGCGGCAGGTAGTTCAGCGTCGTCACGATCGACCAGCGGTCCATCTGTGCCTGGTTGATCTGCTGCGTGCCGTGATAGAGGCCGGTCGTATCGCCGAGGCCGACGGTGTTCGCGGTCGCGAAAATACGGAAGGCCGGGTGAGGACGGATGACACGGCTCTGGTCGAGCAGCGTCAGGCGACCAGAGCTTTCCAGCACGCGCTGGATGACGAACATCACGTCCGGACGACCGGCATCGTATTCGTCGAAAACGAGCGCGACATTGTGCTGGTAGGCCCAGGGCAGGATGCCGTCCTTGAATTCGGTGACCTGCTTGCCATCCTTGAGCACGATCGCGTCCTTGCCGACGAGATCGATACGGCTGACATGGCTGTCGAGGTTGATGCGCACGCACGGCCAGTTGAGGCGCGCCGCCACCTGCTCGATATGCGTCGATTTGCCCGTGCCGTGGAAGCCGGAGACCATCACGCGGCGGTTGTGCGCGAAGCCCGCCAGGATCGCGAGCGTCGTGTCGCGATCAAACAGATAGTCGGGGTCGAGGTCCGGAACGTAAGGGTCGCCATTGCTGTAGGCCGGAACCCGAAGATCCGTATCAATGCCGAAGACGTCCCGGACCGAGACCGTCGTGTCCGGGAGGTTGGAAATATCAAGATCGATTTTGCTCATCACCACTCCACGCCGCACCGGGAAACGGTCCGGCCGCAATCATTCGCTGCCATGTTGCCTTGCACCAGAACGGCTTAGCAGAAACCGGACTGCTTTAACAATTGGTAGGCTTGCACGACAGCCCGAAAACGTTCCTCCGAGCCGCGATCGCCGCCATTCGCGTCCGGATGGTGCTTCTTCACCAGTTCCTTGTAGCGGCTCTTGATTTCTGGCGCGGTTGCGCCCGCCGTCAAGCCCATTGTGTCGAAGGCCTTGGCCTCCAGCGTCTTTAATTTTCGCACCGCCGGCTGCGCCGTGCGGCCGCCCATGTGCCCCTCGCGCACGAAACCGAACGGATCCTTGACCCGCTGGTAGCTCTGGGCGGAGCCGGAGCGCATCGTCGCATGGATGGGCGCATCCTTCGCCGCCTTGTTGACGCCGACCGTCCAGGTGGGGCGATGGCCGGTGATCGCCTCCTTCTGGTAACGCGCGATCTCGTTGTCCGAGAGGCCGGAGAAGTAGTTGTAGCCCTTGTTGTATTCCTTGACGTGCTCGAAGCAGAACAGGAAGAACTGGCCTTCGGCGTTGCGACCCACGGGAGCGCGATGCGCGCCCGGCTTGTCGCACCCGTCCCACTGGCAGGTCGGCGCCTGCGGCACCGATTCCTGCTCCCGTTTCCGGCGCGTCCGGATGCGATCGAAGTATTTGGAATCCAGTTTCATGTGAGCCCATTATGGGGTGCCGCCAAGGGCAGGAC contains:
- the rpmB gene encoding 50S ribosomal protein L28 is translated as MSRKCELTGKGVQSGNNVSHANNKTKRRFLPNLCDVTLISDALGQRFRLRVSAHALRSVEHRGGLDAFLLKASENELSMRARLLRRQIAKKTTEAA
- a CDS encoding queuosine precursor transporter; translated protein: MQYLRATSLYVLLMTLVVVASNFLVQFPVLGSLFGIQLSDLLTWGAFIYPAAFLVTDLTNRQFGPQIARRVVLAGFVVGVAISYYTSMPRIAMASGTAYLVGQLLDISVFNRLRRQTWWQAPLAGSLFGSMLDTVLFFSLSFAPAFAFLGANDDFAISQAPILGVFALEAPRWISWAIGDFVVKLLVGLLMLLPYGALMSVIKPMPPAKAA
- a CDS encoding esterase-like activity of phytase family protein, which translates into the protein MATRHLFAALLLATTICGGPLVLAASLDAPVQAKPIATFKSGSNDTRFGAFEFLGGIEFTSSQDLLGSISSFRFRPDGEHFVAVLDTGHWLTGAITRNGEGRLSGLSDVVISPMLDARGAEPRYKGDMDAEGVALREGEVLVSYERTHRVDAYPDPGFETAKPKASLPILIPLRELRGNGSLETVAVAPSGSPLKGAALTIAERSVDRDGNLFAAILEGPLKGQFKVKRNEPWDVTDGAFLPSGDLLLLERRFSFIGGVGMRIRRIAGETLRPGALIDGPVLLEADIGFQIDNMEGIDVITGADGRPHILLVSDDNHSILQRNVMLEFRLVE
- the cobT gene encoding cobaltochelatase subunit CobT, which produces MAGRGDNSKAKTGGPVDTEPLRRAITGCVRSIAGNGEVEVSFANERPGMAGDRIRLPEISKRPTAHELAVTRGLGDSMALRLACHDTNVHATMSPQGTDARTVFDAVEQARVESLGALRMAGVASNLNSMNAEKYSKANFTGVDRQEDAPIGEAMAMLVREKLTGTRPPASAGKVLDLWRPFFEEKVGKDLDSLRGVVDDQQAFGKLVRHMLSSMQMAEDYGDEENQPEDMENENDEEQPRSNETENEEVEEDAGSDAAPAEESQAAEEQLDDGEMDGAEISDDDMSDEDDDQSETPGETKRPNLPFDDFNEKVDYHIFTEAFDEEVTAEELCDEAELERLRAFLDKQLSHLQGAVGRLANRLQRRLMAQQNRSWDFDLEEGYLDPARLVRLVIDPMQPLSFKRERDTQFRDTVVSLVIDNSGSMRGRPITVAATCADILARTLERCGVKVEILGFTTKAWKGGQSREQWLANGKPPTPGRLNDLRHIVYKAADAPWRRSRRNLGLMMREGLLKENIDGEALMWAHNRLIGRREQRKILMMISDGAPVDDSTLSVNPGNYLERHLRAVIDQIENRSPVELLAIGIGHDVTRYYRRAVTIVDADELAGAMTEQLASLFDEKAGARGRLRRAG
- the cobS gene encoding cobaltochelatase subunit CobS; protein product: MSKIDLDISNLPDTTVSVRDVFGIDTDLRVPAYSNGDPYVPDLDPDYLFDRDTTLAILAGFAHNRRVMVSGFHGTGKSTHIEQVAARLNWPCVRINLDSHVSRIDLVGKDAIVLKDGKQVTEFKDGILPWAYQHNVALVFDEYDAGRPDVMFVIQRVLESSGRLTLLDQSRVIRPHPAFRIFATANTVGLGDTTGLYHGTQQINQAQMDRWSIVTTLNYLPHEKEVDIVAAKVKSFGATAQGRETVSKMVRVADMTRSAFINGDLSTVMSPRTVITWAENAEIFGDVAFAFRITFLNKCDELERTLVAEQYQRAFGVELKESAANIVLGA
- a CDS encoding J domain-containing protein, translating into MKLDSKYFDRIRTRRKREQESVPQAPTCQWDGCDKPGAHRAPVGRNAEGQFFLFCFEHVKEYNKGYNYFSGLSDNEIARYQKEAITGHRPTWTVGVNKAAKDAPIHATMRSGSAQSYQRVKDPFGFVREGHMGGRTAQPAVRKLKTLEAKAFDTMGLTAGATAPEIKSRYKELVKKHHPDANGGDRGSEERFRAVVQAYQLLKQSGFC